One Fusobacterium varium genomic window, AGAGTTTAGATTGTGTTATAAAAGAGGAAAAGTAGGATATGCTAAAAATCATGCAGCCTACATTCTAAGGGAAAATGATTATAAAGCAAAAGAAGATTTGATATTTAAACAATCAGGAAATATGTCTTTTATTGATGGGAATAATGCACTTGCTTTTTGGGAAGCAGCAGATCAGAACGAAGGTATGAATAGAAATGCTTATAGAGAACTTGAACTTAACATACCAAATGAACTAACACATACACAAGCAATAGTGTTAATTCAAAAGTATGTTAAAAAAGAAATAGGGAACGACTTCCCTTATTCTTTTGCTATACATGAGAGTTTTAATGAAAATGGAGAAAAAAACTTACATTGTCATCTAATGTTTTCTGAAAGAAAATTAGACGGCATAGACAGAGAATTAAATAGATTTTTCAAAAAAGCTAATAGCAAAAATCCAGAATTAGGTGGAGCTAAAAAAGACAGAGAATGGAAGAAAAAAGAGAGATTATTAGGACTTAGAAAATCATGGGAAGTTACAGCAAATGAAGTATTAAAATCTCATGGTTATGAAGCAAGAATTGATTGTAGAAGCCTTGAAGATAGAAGAAATGAAGCTTTACAAAAAGGAGAGTATGCAAAGGCTGAAACATTAAATAGAGCAGCAGTGAATATATCAGGTAAAATTTTACAAAAAATAAAAGTTGCTGGGTATATGAGTTTAACTAAAGCAGAGAAAGCAGAAATTGAAAGATATAACAAAGCTAAAGAGATAAAAGCAGCTAAAGAAAGAGATTATGCAATCAGAAAAGGAAAGGTTATCCCTACTAAAGATGAGCTTATATCAAGAATAGAGAAAATAAAATCTATGGAACTTGCAGATGGAAGCCAAAGATTAGATGAAGCAGGACTAAAAAGAATGGCTGTAAATATTCTTAGTAAAGGTCAGTTTAATAAAGCTATAAAGGAAATGAAAACAGTTGAAAAGAAGCGTATAGCTTATCCTTTCAATGAAGAGCTTATAAAAGAAGAAAAAGAAGCACAGAAAAAAGTAATGGAAATTGCTAATAAATACACAATGTCAGATAAATATGTGAGAGTATTGAACCAGCTTGAAAGGGATTATACAAGAGAAAAAGAGCTGTATAGTAATTTACTGAAAACACAGTATAACATCAACTTAAATTATGAGCTAGAAAAGAAAAAAGCTGAAAGAAATCAAGGTAATCAAGAAAAAATCAAGAGTAGATATGATGATAAACCTGTTGAGGAATTAAGATATAGATTACAAGAGTTAGAGAAACAGGATAACTCTCATTTTGCTATGCAAATGTTGAGTAATTACAGGATAGAAGGATTAGCACATAATAGTTTAAGATACCAGAAAGAATTAAAAGAGCTGGAACTTGAAAAAAGTAATGCAAGTCACTTTGGAACTGTAGAGGAAAGAAAAGAAATACAAGATAAAATAAATGAACTTAATATCAAGATAGAGAAAACGGATCAGGAATATTCAAAAATAACTGAAAGCATTTTTAAAGATTTTGACAGAACAGATGGAAAATTTGCAGAAACTTTAAAATATGTTGAAGATACTAGAAGAATTGAAATGAAAGTAATACAAGATTTATTAATTATAAAAGAAAAAGAACAGCAGCCAGTAGAAAATAATCTTGCTTCACATTTTAAAAATATTATTGAGTTTGAGAAACTCAAAAACTCTTATGAATACTTTATAAAGAACAATGAAAACGAAAAGTATAATAAGAGCTTATTCAAGCTTCATAACAGGCTTGATGTGATGGAGGACACATACAATAGAAGTCTTGATGAAATAGCAAAGATGGATTTTAAGAAGATACAGCCAGTTATAAAAGAGTACAGAACAGAATATCAGAGAAAGGTAAATCAAGATAGAGAAAATATTGAAAAATATGATAAAGGAATAAAAAATATAAATAATCTTTTAACTGGAAAGCAGCTAAAGACTAAAGAAGGATATACGCCACTAGAACTGATAGCACTAAATAAAATAACTAAAGGGGAATATTCTTTAGGATATAAAGAAAGAGAAAGACTTAAAAAAGAGATAAAAGATAATAAGAAAGAATTAGAAGGACTAGGAAAGCTATCTTTTGTTAAAAAACAAGCATTAACAAAAGAGGTTACAGAAAAAAATATATTGGTAAATAAATTATTAATTAGAGAAACAGAACTTTTAAAAAAATACAAAGGAAATGAGTTTTTAGCAGATAAAACAAAGGAGATAAAATCTATCTACAATTCATCACTTAAAAAGTTTGAAAAAGATAAAATGTCATCAGTAAGAGCTTTGAATGTAAACAAGCAAGTTTTATATAA contains:
- the mobA gene encoding mobilization protein A, giving the protein MAEFRLCYKRGKVGYAKNHAAYILRENDYKAKEDLIFKQSGNMSFIDGNNALAFWEAADQNEGMNRNAYRELELNIPNELTHTQAIVLIQKYVKKEIGNDFPYSFAIHESFNENGEKNLHCHLMFSERKLDGIDRELNRFFKKANSKNPELGGAKKDREWKKKERLLGLRKSWEVTANEVLKSHGYEARIDCRSLEDRRNEALQKGEYAKAETLNRAAVNISGKILQKIKVAGYMSLTKAEKAEIERYNKAKEIKAAKERDYAIRKGKVIPTKDELISRIEKIKSMELADGSQRLDEAGLKRMAVNILSKGQFNKAIKEMKTVEKKRIAYPFNEELIKEEKEAQKKVMEIANKYTMSDKYVRVLNQLERDYTREKELYSNLLKTQYNINLNYELEKKKAERNQGNQEKIKSRYDDKPVEELRYRLQELEKQDNSHFAMQMLSNYRIEGLAHNSLRYQKELKELELEKSNASHFGTVEERKEIQDKINELNIKIEKTDQEYSKITESIFKDFDRTDGKFAETLKYVEDTRRIEMKVIQDLLIIKEKEQQPVENNLASHFKNIIEFEKLKNSYEYFIKNNENEKYNKSLFKLHNRLDVMEDTYNRSLDEIAKMDFKKIQPVIKEYRTEYQRKVNQDRENIEKYDKGIKNINNLLTGKQLKTKEGYTPLELIALNKITKGEYSLGYKERERLKKEIKDNKKELEGLGKLSFVKKQALTKEVTEKNILVNKLLIRETELLKKYKGNEFLADKTKEIKSIYNSSLKKFEKDKMSSVRALNVNKQVLYKIKGIEEREVLQKKEKKKVFKGINKIREINRPDGMRSTGVTRELNKLSRFLKSLDNGETGYNNLDIKLEKEGNSWEI